ACCCAGTCCAGCGGCAACGCCAGCACCGGCAATGGCTGGGGCTTCAACAACGCGGCCGGCTTGCCGTACGGCAACTACAACCAGCAAGGCACCGGCAACGGCCAGACCGACACCATCACCGGTACCCAGTTGTCGGTGGGCGGCAACACCAGCCTGACCACCACGCAAGGCGATATCTCTCTGACTGCAAGCAACATCGCCGCTCAGGGCGACGTGAGCCTGCGCGCGGCAGGTGACCTGACCATCCAGAGTGGGCAGGACATTCTCGGCAATGCCAACCAGTCCACTAGCAAGGGCATCGGCACGGTCGTCATCTCCGACACCGAGCGCTTCGCCGGCTACAACAAGAAGAACCACACCGACGACAATGCACAGGTCACGCAGGTGGCCAGCAATGTGGGCAGCCTGGGCGGCAATGTCAGCCTGACGGCTGGCGGTGCGTACACGCAGTCGGCCAGCAATGTGGTCGCTGCCAAGGACGTGGACATCACCGCCGCTTCGATCCAGCTGCTGACCGCCAACACCAGCAATTCCGCCTCACAGCAGGACGACGACCTCAAGATCGGCGCGTTCGCGCGCATCAAGTCCCCGCTGATCGATCTGATCAACAACGTGGACGATGCGCGCAAGTCTGATGGACGCTTGGGTGCGATGCAGGGGATGGCTGCTGCGGCTAACGCCTACCAGACGGCGCGGGCGGTGAAGAGCGGCTCGCTGCTCAGCGTGGAAGCCGGTGTCGGATTTGCGACCAGCGAAAACAGCTTCAACAGCAGCAGTCAGATATCGCAGGGTTCCACCATCACAGGCGGTGGCAACGTTAGCCTGAAAACCACCGAAGGCGACCTGCACATCGTGCAGGGCAACCTCAAGGCCGGCGACACGCTGCGCCTGGATTCGGCACGCGATCTGGTGTTGGAAGCGGGTAACTCCAGCAACACCGAGCAGAGCAAGGGCAGTAATGCAGGCTTTGAAGTCGGCGTTGGCGCCTCGGTCGGCGCGCAGACCGGCGTGTATGCCTATGTGCAGGCCAGCGTCGGCAGCCACAAGTCGAACGTGGATGGCAGCACCTGGCAGAACACGCAGCTGGCCGGTCAGAACATCGCACTCACCTCGGAAGGCGACACCACCTTGCGTGGTGCGGTGGTCAAGGGCGACCGGATCGATGTGCAGACCGGCGGCGACCTGACCATCGAGTCGCTGCAGGACAAGCTGGATATCCAGTCCAAGGAAAGCAGCGTCGGTGGCCGCGTGCAGGTGTCGTTCGGCACCGCCTGGGATGCCAGTGGCTACGCAAGCGGCGGCAAGGCCAACGGCAACTATCTGGGGGTGGTCGAACAGTCGGGCCTGTTCGCGGGCAGTGGCGGCTATCACGTCACCGCTGGCAACGTGAACCTGATCGGCGGCGCCATCGCCAGCACCAATGGCAGCGCTAGCGAACTGACCGCTGACTCGCTGACGTTCACCGATCTGAAGAACCGGATGGACTACAGCGCCTCGTCGGGCAGCATCAGCGGTGGCTTCGGCAGTACCGGCAACCAGACCGATGCCAACGGCAACCCGGTGCAGAAGAGCGCTGGCGAGCAATCCCGCGATATCGGCAACACCATCGCCAACGGTGACTACGGCAAGGCCAATACCGGCAGCTTCATGCCGGGCGTGCCGATGCACGAAAGCGGCAGCGACACCAGCTCTACCCGCGCCACGTTGACCGAGGGCACCATCAAGATCGGCGGCAAGGCGACCACCGCAGCAGCGACGGGCATCAACACCGATGCCAGTGCCGCGCACGAGGCCGTGGCCACATTGCCGGACGTGCGCAAGATCCTGGGCGAGCAGCAGGCAATGGCGGCGGCTGCCGGCACGGTCATCGCAACGGGCAGGCAGATCGGCCAGGACATTGCCGCATCCGCCGAGAACAACGCTCGCGCCATCGAAGATCAGTACAAGACTGGGCTCAAGACCGACGATGACAGGAATCGCTTTGCAGCGTTGACCCCCGCGCAGCGGGAAAGCGAACTGCTGCAGAACGTCCCCGACTACCGCGCGGCTTACGAGTCAAAGCAGCAGTGGGGCACGGGCGGCGACTACAGCCGTGCGTTGCAGGCGGTCACCACGGTGCTGGTCGGGAGCGTCGCCGGCCAGGGGGCGAGCCAAGTTGCCGGTAATGCACTGGCACCTTACGCCGCCCAACTGGTCGGCAAGGCCTTCGACCAAAACCACGGCAGCAACCCGAATGCCGTGCTGCAAGGCTTGTCGCATGCGGTCCTCGGCGCGGTGCTGGCCCAAGTCAACGGCACGTCGATGACCGGCGGTGCCCTCGCTGGCGCTGGCGGCGAGCTCGCAGCGCAGTACCTGACCAAGAGCCTGTATGGCGACGACCCGCAAGCCTATGGCCCGGATGGCAAGTTCGATCCTAACCAGCTGCCGGAAGCGGACAAGCAGATGCTGGTGTCGTTGTCGCAGGCCGTTGGTGCCATCGCGGGTGGGATGACGGGTGGGAGCTTGGCGGATGCTGCGTCCACCGCAGAGATTGCGAAGAATTCTGTCGAGAACAACTGGCTTACTAAGGAAACTCTGAACAACTCCCCCTGATCCTGCGACAATCGCACAGAGGCACCAGGACGATGACGATGCAACTGACCTTCGGCGACGCGGAGTACAACAGCAAGCGCAAGCGGACGCGGCGTNNNNNNNNNNNNNNNNNNNNNNNNNNNNNNNNNNNNNNNNNNNNNNNNNNNNNNNNNNNNNNNNNNNNNNNNNNNNNNNNNNNNNNNNNNNNNNNNNNNNGCGTCGGCGAGCTGAGAGCTTGGCCAACCATGTCAGAGTGCTGATGTTTCGAAAGCATCGTCACCTCCATGCACGCGCTACATCGGCTCCGGCATGGTTATTCGAGGTGCCCTTATGTGAGACCGGAATGTCTATGTGCGCTATCGCGGATGCATTGGAGCGGGCGCGACGTTCCCCCAATTTTGAGTATCACCTCAGATTGTAGTCCAAGCCCCTACCCCAGGAAATTGGACACGACGGCAGGAGTCGATACGGCACTAGCTGAGCGCAAGCTCGCTTGTGTGCGTAGTCACGGCTTGCACAGATGCTCTGGCAACCTGGCGAGCGTTGATAACTCGCCACAACTCTCATGACGCACCGTCTGTCAAAAAAATCGCAATGGTTCGGCCTTCTCGGCTGGCTGGCGCTTTGCTATGCAATCGCCGGGCTGGGCGCGGCGGCATCGATCCAGGCGGCCAGCTTTTACGCTGAGCTACAGCGTCCCGTCTGGGCGCCGCCGGGCTGGCTATTCGGGCCGGTGTGGACCGTGCTGTACGGAATGATGGCGATGTCAGTCTGGTTGGTGTGGCGCCGACGTCCCCCCATCCTGAGTAGCAGTCGGGTTTAGAGTCCGGGGTTGATGATATCGCTGTTGGCCAGGTGCTGGGCATAGGCCGTCGGCNAGGAAGCCAATGATCTGTTCTTCGGAAAAACGCTTCTTCACGTCCAATCTCCTCGGGGTAGGGAATTGGACTCCAAACTAAGGCGCTACTCAAACTTGGGGGGACGTCGGCGCCGCGGCGGCTGGACTGGGGCGCGGGTGGCACTGGCTCTGTTCGTGGTGCAGCTGGCACTCAATGGTCTGTGGAGCTGGCTGTTCTTCGCATGGCACCTGGGAGCCTGGGCGTTTGCCGACATCGTGGCGTTGTGGCTGGTACTGGCGGCCATGATCGCGGCGTTCGCGAAGAGGCAAGCGCTGGCGGCGTGGGTGCTGGTGCCGTATCTGGCATGGGTGAGCTTTGCGGCGGCGCTTAATTTCTCGGTCTGGCAACTCAATCCTCAGGTGCTCGGCTGATCCTGGGTTGTTACGCAGATGGTTTGCAGGATCTGCCCTGTCTGCTGGTTCGGAACGCAGGACGACGACCATCTGAGCGGCGCGATGAGAATTCGTTTGGGAAGCGGCATGTCGGCAGCGCCAAAGGTGGGCAGGGTGTTCGGAGGGAATCACGGCCTCTTAGCCGCCTTCCGCTTCCGCGCTGCGCGGACAGGTGCACACGCGTAGATAGGCGCCAACCGCGTGTGGGCGCTAGCGATGCGAGTTGAGCCGTTCCGCCGCATGGTGCTGACAGGTGTTGCAAAGCTGCGCACGGCGGTCCGCCGAGGCCGCCATAAAAGTTTCCATAGTAATCAATTACTTGCGGACGCGGAGCCTAAATCCCTGAGCGGCAAGGTTTTCTGTTGCCGGCGTCGCGCGGGTGCGCCTGCCTATTCACGCAACGCTTGACAGGCCTCGTCCCGCTGATGTCTTTTGCAGGCATGGATAACGCCTCCGCCACCGTTTCGCTTCTCTGCCAGCCGCTGTTGTGGGCAGGGACGGGCGTGGCCGGTATTACCACCACCATTACCACCGTCACCATTCGCCCGGTGCGGTCCGTCGTCTTCGCGTAACTTCCGAAAACAACGGCCCCGCACCCGGATCAGGATGCGGGGGCTTCCCTCTCACCTGATGCGGACGGGGCCTCCCTAACGAGGTCTGTCGATGTCATCGCCTGCTGTTTCGCTCGACCCTGCCGCCGTCGCGGCGTCCTCCCTGCGCACCGTGGTGCACAAATTCGGCGGCACGTCGGTGGCCGATGCCGAACGCTATCGGCATGTCGCGCAGCTGCTGCTTGCGCGCGACGAGACGGTGCAGGTCACCGTGGTCTCGGCAATGAAGGGAGTGACCGACGCGCTGATCGCGCTGGCCGAACTTGCGGCGCAGGATCGCCCCGAATGGCGCGAGCGCTGGCACGAAACCCGCGCGCGCCATCGCGGTGCGGCTGTAGCCTTGCTCGGTGAGCATTCCGGGCCGACGGTGGAATGGCTGGACGAACGTTTCGAACACCTGTCGCAGATCCTTGGTGCATTGGCGGTGATCGGCGAATTGCCGCGCGAGGTGCTCGACCGCGTGCAAGGCCTGGGCGAGGTGTATTCGGCGCAGTTGCTGGGCGATCACTTTCGCGCCATCGGCGAAGACTGCGCGGTGCTGGACGCGCGCGATGTGCTGGTGGTCAACCGCGGGGAGCTGGGCGTGGATGTGGACTGGGAGGTGAGCGCGCAGCGGCTGGCCACCTGGCGCCAGGCGCATCCCCAGACGCGCGTGGTGGTGACCGGCTTTGTGGCGCGCGACCGCGCCGATCGCATCACCACGCTCGGGCGCAACGGCAGCGACTATTCCGGTGCGATCTTCGCGGCGCTGTTCAATGCCGATGAGCTGCATATCTGGACCGATGTGGATGGCGTGCTGTCGGCCGACCCGCGGGTGGTGCCCGAAGCGGTGCAGCTGGAAACATTGAGCTACGACGAGGCTTGCGAGCTGGCGTACTTCGGCGCCAAGGTGGTGCACCCGCAGACGATGTCGCCGGCGATCGAGCGTGGGCTTCCGATCATCATCCGCAACACCTTTCAGCCCGAGCATCCGGGCACGCGCATCACTGCCAGCAGTGCGGTGAGCGGGCCGATCAAGGGCCTGACCCTGAGCCCGGATCTGGCGGTGCTCAATCTGGAAGGCACCGGCCTGATCGGCGTGCCGGGCACGGCCGAGCGCGTGTTCGCGGCGCTGCGTACGGCGCAGGTGTCGGTGGTGATGATCTCGCAGGGGTCGTCGGAGCATTCGATCTGTTGCGTGGTCAAGCAGCATGAGTCCGAGCGTGCTCGCAACGCCTTGCTGCAGGCGTTTGCACATGAGCTCACGGTTGGCCAGGTGCAGCGGGTGCAGCTGACCACCGGCATCAGCGTGCTGGCGGCGGTGGGCGATGGTATGGCCGGCCAGCCCGGCGTGGCGGCGCGTTTGTTTGAATCGCTGGGGCGCGCGCAGGTCAATATCCTGGCCATTGCGCAGGGCTCGTCCGAGCGCAATATCTCGGTAGCCATCGATGCCGCACACGCGACCAAGGCCCTGCGCGCGGCGCACGCCGGCTTCTGGCTGTCGCCGCAGACATTCTCGGTGGGCGTGATCGGCCCGGGCAATGTGGGCGCTGCGCTGCTGGACCAGTTACGCATTGCACAACCGCAATTGCTGGGCAAGGCCAATCTGGATCTGCGCTTGCGCGCAGTGGTCTCGCGCGGTCGCATGCTGCTGGATGAGCGCGGCCTGGTCGGCGACTGGCGCGATGCGTTCGCCGCCGCCGCCACCGCAACCGATCTGGAACGGTTCACCACGCACCTGTTATCCGCGCATCTGCCGCATACGGTGATCATCGATTGCAGCGGCAGTGCCGAGGTGGCCGACCGCTATGCCGGCTGGCTGGCCGCAGGCATCCATGTGGTGACGCCGAACAAACAGGCCGGTTCGGGCCCGCTCGAGCGCTTCGAAGCGATTCGTGCCGCCGCCGATGCCAGTGGCGCGCGCTTCCGCTACGAAGCCACCGTGGGCGCCGGCCTGCCGGTGATCACCACGCTGCGCGATCTGGTCGATACCGGCGATGCAGTGACCTCGATCGAAGGCATCTTCTCCGGCACGTTGGCGTGGCTGTTCAACAAATACGACGGCAGCGTGCCGTTCGCCGAGTTGGTGACGCAGGCGCGTGGCATGGGCTACACCGAGCCGGACCCGCGCGACGATCTGTCCGGTGTGGACGTGGCGCGCAAGCTGGTGATCCTGGCGCGCGAAGCCGGCCGCGCCATCAGCCTGGAAGACGTGCAGGTGGAAAGCCTGGTGCCGGAAGCGCTGCGCCAGGCCAGCGTGGACGACTTCATGGCGCGGCTGCCCGAAGTGGATGCGGTGTTCGCGCAGCGCCTGAGCGATGCGCGTGCGCGCGGCAATGTGCTGCGCTACGTGGCGCAGCTGCCGCCGGACCGCGCGCCCAGCGTGGGCCTGGTGGAACTGCCGGCAGATCACGCCTTCGCCAATCTGCGCCTCACCGACAACGTGGTGCAGTTCACCACGCGCCGCTATTGCGAAAACCCGCTGGTGGTGCAGGGCCCGGGTGCCGGGCCGGAAGTCACCGCGGCCGGCGTGTTTGCCGATCTGTTGCGCGTGGCGGCGGGCGAGGGGGCGCGGTTGTGAATCAGGTGGTTGCAGACCAGTCCGCGGAGATGCAACAGGTGGCGATTGCTGCGCGCGAGCTTGGCCAGGCGCGCGCCTTCGCACCGGCCTCGGTGGCGAATGTGGCGGTGGGATTCGATCTGCTCGGCTATTCCATCGACGGCGTCGGCGACACCGTCACGGTGCGGCGCATCGATGCGCCCGTGGTGCGCATCGCCGCCATCCGCGGCACCACGGTGGCCTTGCCGCTGGATGCCGAACGCAACACTGCGGGTGCGGCTTTGATGTCGTTGCGCGCGGCGTTGTCGCTGCCGTTCGGCTTTGAAATCGACATCGACAAAGGCATCGCCTTGAGTTCGGGCATGGGCGGCTCTGCAGCGTCATGCGTGGCGGCGTTGGTTGCCGCCAACGCGCTGCTGCATGCGCCGCTGAGTAACGAGCAGCTGTATCAGCACGCACTCGATGGCGAGGCGGTGGCTAGCGGCAGCCGCCACGGCGACAATCTTGGCCCGTTGTTTTTAGGTGGCCTGGTGTTGTGCACGCTGGAGCGTCTGGTGCCGATCAGCGTGCCGGCG
The window above is part of the Xanthomonas cassavae CFBP 4642 genome. Proteins encoded here:
- a CDS encoding TspO/MBR family protein, which translates into the protein MTHRLSKKSQWFGLLGWLALCYAIAGLGAAASIQAASFYAELQRPVWAPPGWLFGPVWTVLYGMMAMSVWLVWRRRPPILSSSRV
- the thrA gene encoding bifunctional aspartate kinase/homoserine dehydrogenase I; this encodes MSSPAVSLDPAAVAASSLRTVVHKFGGTSVADAERYRHVAQLLLARDETVQVTVVSAMKGVTDALIALAELAAQDRPEWRERWHETRARHRGAAVALLGEHSGPTVEWLDERFEHLSQILGALAVIGELPREVLDRVQGLGEVYSAQLLGDHFRAIGEDCAVLDARDVLVVNRGELGVDVDWEVSAQRLATWRQAHPQTRVVVTGFVARDRADRITTLGRNGSDYSGAIFAALFNADELHIWTDVDGVLSADPRVVPEAVQLETLSYDEACELAYFGAKVVHPQTMSPAIERGLPIIIRNTFQPEHPGTRITASSAVSGPIKGLTLSPDLAVLNLEGTGLIGVPGTAERVFAALRTAQVSVVMISQGSSEHSICCVVKQHESERARNALLQAFAHELTVGQVQRVQLTTGISVLAAVGDGMAGQPGVAARLFESLGRAQVNILAIAQGSSERNISVAIDAAHATKALRAAHAGFWLSPQTFSVGVIGPGNVGAALLDQLRIAQPQLLGKANLDLRLRAVVSRGRMLLDERGLVGDWRDAFAAAATATDLERFTTHLLSAHLPHTVIIDCSGSAEVADRYAGWLAAGIHVVTPNKQAGSGPLERFEAIRAAADASGARFRYEATVGAGLPVITTLRDLVDTGDAVTSIEGIFSGTLAWLFNKYDGSVPFAELVTQARGMGYTEPDPRDDLSGVDVARKLVILAREAGRAISLEDVQVESLVPEALRQASVDDFMARLPEVDAVFAQRLSDARARGNVLRYVAQLPPDRAPSVGLVELPADHAFANLRLTDNVVQFTTRRYCENPLVVQGPGAGPEVTAAGVFADLLRVAAGEGARL
- a CDS encoding homoserine kinase — its product is MQQVAIAARELGQARAFAPASVANVAVGFDLLGYSIDGVGDTVTVRRIDAPVVRIAAIRGTTVALPLDAERNTAGAALMSLRAALSLPFGFEIDIDKGIALSSGMGGSAASCVAALVAANALLHAPLSNEQLYQHALDGEAVASGSRHGDNLGPLFLGGLVLCTLERLVPISVPAAWHSLLVHPDAVLETRRAREALAGDYQLREFVAQSTNLALVLAGCHAGDAGLVRAGLRDVLIEPRRAPLIAGFAAAKQAALDHGALGASISGAGPSVFAWFASRAAADAAAASVKAAFADVGLDSQHWVSPIASPAARLLA